The Apostichopus japonicus isolate 1M-3 chromosome 20, ASM3797524v1, whole genome shotgun sequence genome contains a region encoding:
- the LOC139961614 gene encoding uncharacterized protein, whose protein sequence is MEKLLVAAVMAFTLGIMVTVEADRCLCPVKHPQQKFCNSDFVFVATVRGAQEANGYLVYDLKVSHEKVFKGEEFVDRAQKYIKVFTSYNGLLCGRPNLVYLEKYLISGVMVNDHMEISYCDWVTEWENITPSQLKYLKRGTYANQCDSCTIGGVYSAHNLDMNENINTYHESQLSGKWSRHGCTYNPVASVMFMNEDCETQYAYCAQDVITGSCVWKSNDEYNECFNIREATWALHHPKQFAFTRVRQCRELTSRRLKKRCLKSVLNYKRSTGAGSAIGERRIPI, encoded by the exons ATGGAGAAACTTCTGGTAGCAGCTGTAATGGCATTCACCCTCGGGATCATGGTGACAGTAGAGGCAGACAGGTGCCTCTGTCCAGTCAAGCATCCTCAACAAAAGTTTTGTAATTCAGATTTTG TATTCGTGGCTACTGTCAGGGGTGCTCAAGAAGCTAATGGTTACCTGGTTTATGATTTAAAAGTCAGTCACGAGAAGGTATTCAAAGGAGAAGAGTTCGTAGACAGAGCACAGAAGTACATCAAAGTATTCACCTCATACAACGGCCTCCTCTGCGGACGACCTAATCTTGTTTACTTGGAGAAGTACCTCATCAGTG GTGTAATGGTGAATGACCACATGGAGATATCTTATTGTGACTGGGTTACTGAATGGGAGAACATCACTCCATCTCAGCTGAAGTACCTGAAGAGAGGAACTTATGCCAATCAATGTGATAGCTGCACG aTCGGAGGTGTCTACAGTGCTCATAACTTGGACATGAATGAAAACATCAACACCTACCATGAGAGTCAACTGTCCGGCAAATGGTCTCGACATGGCTGTACATACAATCCTGTTGCATCTGTGATGTTTATGAATGAAGACTGCGAAACCCAATATGCATATTGCGCTCAAGATGTTATCACCGGCTCCTGTGTTTGGAAATCCAATGATGAATACAATGAATGCTTCAACATTCGGGAGGCAACTTGGGCACTCCACCACCCCAAACAATTTGCCTTCACCCGTGTCAGGCAATGCCGTGAACTGACAAGCCGGCGTTTGAAGAAAAGGTGCTTGAAGTCTGTCCTGAATTACAAAAGATCTACAGGTGCTGGGTCTGCGATTGGCGAGAGAAGAATCCCCATCTGA